In the Aneurinibacillus soli genome, one interval contains:
- a CDS encoding helix-hairpin-helix domain-containing protein: MKEWMRTRKKRIGIIVCALFLGSSFYLYSTNESEPELLPVTAASASAKGAKEERASTPDQKPLQNTESSLPAAPATVDVKGAVIRPGVYTMSPGSRVHEAIQQAGGLAPEADSRSLNGAKKIVDGMLIYVPRQGETPPVTGGENGTAGTDNGKVIVNINEATSEQLQTIPGIGPAKAVAILEYREKKGAFKKVEDITNVSGIGPKTLEKIRSRLTVE, encoded by the coding sequence ATGAAAGAATGGATGCGTACACGAAAAAAACGAATTGGTATTATTGTATGCGCGTTATTTCTTGGTAGTAGTTTTTATTTGTATAGCACCAATGAATCAGAGCCGGAACTTCTGCCTGTGACAGCGGCATCAGCATCAGCAAAAGGTGCAAAAGAGGAACGTGCTTCGACACCTGACCAGAAACCGTTACAGAATACCGAGTCTTCTCTTCCCGCTGCACCGGCCACCGTTGATGTGAAAGGAGCGGTCATTCGACCAGGCGTGTATACGATGTCGCCCGGCTCTCGTGTACATGAAGCAATTCAGCAGGCGGGTGGTTTGGCACCGGAAGCAGATAGCCGCAGTCTGAACGGAGCGAAGAAGATTGTGGACGGTATGCTTATTTATGTGCCACGCCAGGGAGAGACGCCACCTGTGACGGGTGGTGAGAACGGTACAGCAGGTACAGATAACGGGAAAGTGATTGTCAATATAAACGAGGCAACGTCTGAACAACTTCAGACAATCCCGGGTATTGGCCCGGCGAAAGCAGTGGCGATTCTGGAATACCGAGAGAAAAAAGGAGCGTTTAAGAAAGTGGAGGACATTACGAACGTGTCCGGCATCGGACCGAAAACACTGGAGAAAATCCGTTCTCGTCTTACAGTTGAGTAA